Proteins from a genomic interval of Salinivibrio kushneri:
- a CDS encoding ABC transporter substrate-binding protein, whose amino-acid sequence MFSSNIRIASKTLLASAIIGALSASAGVSAAERSELTIHPKEFNTFVRNFNPFLGATYLHTTTDFIYEPLVVFNEMKGNQPVFRLASGYEMADDLKSVTFTLRKGVKWSDGEAYTADDVVYSFDLVKNHPELDQSGINQWVDDVKKVDDYTVRFELTEANSNVPYEIVKVPVVPEHVWKNVEEPASYTNENPVGSGPFTTIDTFTSQLYIQCRNPYYWDNDNLDVDCLRVPQIANNDQFLSKVINSEMDWTSSFIPDIDRTYAAANPNHHYWYPAAGTQAFMVNFNDPDPAKREALTNVDFRRAFSMALDRQTIIDIAFYGGGTVNDFASGLGYAFESWSDEAVHEKYRQYNTYDLDGAEALLAKAGFKDQDGDGFVETPSGKSFELEIQSPNGWTDFNNTVQLAVEQLAEAGIKAKARTPDFSVYRQAMLEADYDVAYTNYFHGADPYTYWNSAYNSNLQEGDGMPRFAMHYYQNAELDKLLDSFYKTADKAEQLEIAHQIQAIIAKDQVTIPVLSGAQMYQYNTTRFTGWWNEDNPKGRPSIWAGIPERLLHVLDLKPVQ is encoded by the coding sequence ATGTTTTCGAGTAACATTAGAATTGCCAGCAAGACCCTACTTGCCTCTGCAATTATCGGTGCGCTGAGCGCAAGTGCTGGCGTCAGTGCCGCCGAGCGCAGTGAGCTCACTATCCACCCGAAAGAATTCAATACTTTTGTCCGTAACTTTAACCCTTTCCTCGGCGCTACCTATCTGCACACCACTACTGACTTTATCTATGAGCCTTTAGTGGTGTTTAACGAAATGAAAGGCAACCAGCCTGTCTTTCGTCTCGCGAGCGGCTATGAAATGGCGGATGATCTGAAAAGTGTCACCTTCACCCTTCGTAAAGGCGTGAAATGGTCAGACGGTGAAGCCTATACCGCTGATGATGTGGTGTATTCGTTTGATTTAGTCAAAAACCACCCTGAATTGGATCAATCTGGCATTAACCAATGGGTTGATGATGTGAAAAAGGTCGACGACTATACCGTCCGCTTTGAGCTCACTGAGGCAAACTCCAATGTACCCTACGAAATTGTGAAAGTACCTGTGGTACCCGAGCATGTCTGGAAAAATGTTGAAGAGCCTGCCTCTTACACCAATGAAAATCCGGTAGGCTCTGGTCCCTTCACCACTATCGATACCTTCACCTCTCAGCTCTATATTCAATGTCGTAACCCGTATTATTGGGATAACGACAACCTCGATGTTGACTGTCTGCGCGTACCACAAATTGCCAATAACGACCAGTTTTTGAGCAAGGTGATCAACAGCGAAATGGACTGGACCTCATCGTTTATTCCTGACATTGATCGCACCTATGCCGCGGCCAATCCAAACCATCACTATTGGTATCCTGCCGCCGGCACTCAAGCTTTTATGGTCAATTTTAATGACCCTGATCCTGCCAAGCGTGAAGCGCTGACGAATGTCGACTTCCGTCGCGCATTTTCGATGGCGCTAGACCGTCAAACCATCATTGATATCGCCTTTTATGGTGGTGGTACGGTGAACGACTTTGCGTCTGGCTTAGGTTATGCCTTTGAGTCTTGGTCCGACGAAGCGGTGCATGAGAAATATCGTCAATACAATACATACGATCTAGACGGCGCCGAAGCACTGCTCGCCAAAGCCGGTTTTAAAGATCAAGACGGCGATGGCTTTGTTGAAACCCCGTCAGGCAAATCGTTTGAGCTCGAGATCCAATCCCCCAATGGCTGGACCGACTTCAACAACACCGTTCAGCTTGCGGTTGAGCAACTTGCCGAGGCCGGTATCAAAGCCAAGGCACGTACCCCAGACTTCTCAGTATACCGCCAAGCCATGCTCGAAGCGGATTACGACGTCGCTTACACCAACTACTTCCATGGTGCTGACCCTTATACCTATTGGAATAGCGCGTATAACTCCAACCTACAGGAAGGGGATGGCATGCCGCGGTTCGCGATGCATTACTACCAAAATGCCGAGCTCGACAAGCTGTTAGACAGCTTCTACAAAACCGCGGATAAAGCTGAGCAGCTAGAAATTGCCCACCAAATCCAAGCGATTATCGCCAAGGATCAGGTCACCATTCCGGTGCTTTCTGGCGCACAAATGTATCAATACAACACAACCCGCTTCACCGGTTGGTGGAACGAAGACAATCCGAAAGGTCGCCCCTCTATCTGGGCCGGCATTCCTGAGCGTCTTCTTCATGTGCTGGACCTTAAGCCCGTTCAGTAA
- a CDS encoding ABC transporter permease, producing the protein MGYFFRRLTFYMIALLVAATLNFIIPRAMPGDPVTMMFANASVQVTPERIEAMKQLLGFVDGPLYMQYFTYMKNVLSWDLGTSIQFYPLSVNELLGKAFGWSLFLAGSAVLLSFSLGSILGIFAAWKRGGKYDAVITPGMLIIQAVPQVVIAMLALFIFAIGLKWFPTGYAYTPGVTPDWTSWTFIKDVAYHAVLPLFCASIIQVGGFLVNMRNNMINLLAEDYITMARGKGLSENRVVFNYAARNALLPSVTALSMSLGIAIGGQLIVEIIFNYPGLGSVLLNAINARDYQVLQGQLLIMTLFMLSFNLIADMLYVVLDPRLRTGGKES; encoded by the coding sequence ATGGGTTATTTTTTCCGACGGCTAACTTTTTACATGATTGCCCTTTTAGTGGCAGCAACACTTAATTTTATTATTCCTCGAGCCATGCCCGGTGATCCTGTCACCATGATGTTTGCCAACGCCTCGGTGCAAGTCACCCCAGAGCGGATTGAGGCAATGAAACAACTGCTGGGCTTCGTCGATGGCCCACTCTATATGCAGTATTTCACCTACATGAAAAACGTGCTGAGCTGGGATTTAGGCACCTCCATCCAATTTTATCCGCTGTCGGTAAACGAGCTGCTGGGCAAAGCCTTTGGCTGGTCGCTGTTTCTCGCCGGCAGTGCGGTGCTGCTGTCTTTCTCGTTGGGCTCGATTTTGGGCATTTTTGCCGCTTGGAAGCGCGGCGGAAAATACGATGCCGTGATCACCCCAGGCATGCTGATTATCCAAGCGGTACCGCAAGTGGTCATTGCGATGCTCGCGCTGTTTATTTTCGCGATTGGGTTGAAATGGTTTCCAACCGGATACGCCTACACGCCGGGTGTTACTCCCGACTGGACCAGCTGGACCTTTATTAAAGATGTGGCATATCACGCCGTACTCCCGCTTTTTTGTGCCTCCATCATTCAAGTCGGCGGCTTTTTGGTCAACATGCGTAACAACATGATTAACCTGCTTGCGGAAGACTACATCACCATGGCCCGCGGCAAAGGGTTAAGCGAAAACCGCGTGGTGTTTAACTATGCGGCGCGGAACGCGCTCTTACCCAGTGTCACCGCGCTATCAATGTCGCTAGGTATTGCCATCGGGGGCCAACTGATTGTGGAAATCATTTTTAACTATCCCGGCCTTGGCTCAGTGCTGTTGAATGCGATCAACGCGCGTGACTATCAAGTCCTACAAGGCCAGCTGCTGATTATGACCTTGTTTATGCTCTCGTTTAACTTAATTGCTGACATGCTGTACGTGGTGCTTGACCCACGCCTGCGAACAGGAGGGAAAGAATCATGA
- a CDS encoding ABC transporter permease gives MKDLLTLIVRNKIARAGSIIVGLFILMAIFAPLLSQHAPDKRTGNPHEYPSFVVKAAQANPDGWVATHFADDRRTLLMSKKAEHVLGTTRMGRDVWSQLVHGARVSLAVGFGAGITVCVLATLIGITAGYLGGWVDDVLTAAMNIMLVIPQYPLLFVLAAFIGEAGPLTIAIIIGCTSWAWGARVVRSQTLALREKEFVKAAEVLGESRFRITFVEILPNLVPIVGASFIGSVMYAIAMESIISFLGLGDPNTISWGIMLYNVQTSSSMLIGAWWELLAPCIALTLLVTGLALLNFAVDEIANPQLRAQKGMKRWKKLSQQEKKARDENPVAEHMLISGDKS, from the coding sequence ATGAAAGATCTCCTCACGCTTATCGTGCGCAACAAAATCGCGCGCGCGGGCTCCATTATTGTCGGCTTATTTATCTTAATGGCGATATTCGCCCCATTGCTAAGCCAGCATGCACCTGATAAACGCACCGGTAACCCACATGAATACCCAAGCTTTGTGGTTAAAGCCGCACAAGCCAACCCAGACGGCTGGGTCGCCACCCACTTCGCGGACGACCGTCGCACCCTGCTGATGTCGAAAAAGGCCGAACATGTCCTTGGCACCACTCGTATGGGCCGTGATGTCTGGTCACAGTTGGTACATGGTGCCCGTGTTTCGTTAGCGGTGGGTTTTGGGGCAGGGATCACCGTGTGTGTGCTCGCCACTTTAATTGGTATTACCGCCGGCTATTTAGGCGGTTGGGTTGACGATGTGCTCACCGCCGCAATGAACATTATGTTGGTGATCCCGCAATACCCACTCCTGTTCGTGCTCGCCGCGTTTATCGGCGAAGCTGGACCGCTGACGATCGCCATCATTATTGGCTGTACCTCCTGGGCGTGGGGCGCACGGGTGGTTCGCTCGCAAACCCTTGCCCTGCGCGAAAAAGAGTTCGTGAAAGCTGCTGAAGTGCTGGGTGAGTCGCGCTTTCGTATCACCTTTGTCGAGATCTTGCCTAACCTCGTGCCCATTGTTGGTGCCAGCTTTATTGGCTCGGTGATGTATGCCATTGCCATGGAGTCCATTATCTCTTTCTTGGGCCTTGGCGATCCCAACACCATCAGCTGGGGGATCATGCTCTATAACGTACAAACCTCGTCATCCATGCTGATCGGCGCTTGGTGGGAGCTGCTCGCGCCTTGTATTGCGCTGACCTTACTGGTGACAGGGCTTGCGTTACTCAACTTCGCGGTGGATGAAATTGCCAACCCGCAATTACGTGCGCAAAAAGGGATGAAGCGCTGGAAAAAACTCAGCCAACAAGAAAAGAAAGCCCGCGACGAGAATCCCGTTGCCGAACACATGCTGATCAGTGGAGATAAATCATGA
- a CDS encoding ABC transporter ATP-binding protein, which translates to MSRTPLISIRDLCVDYITDAGDVRACDHVNFDIAPGEVFGLAGESGCGKSTVAFSLMRLHKPPAFITGGEVLFNGENILNYSDARMRDFRWREMSMVFQSAMNALNPVLTLEEQFCDVLMRHTKLTRKQAVKRAQGLLEIVDIHPSRLTDYPHQFSGGMRQRLVIAIALALNPKMIIMDEPTTALDVVVQREILQKIYALKEEFGFSILFITHDLSLMVEFSDRIGIMYSGELIEVAPSKQVLTNPYHPYTEGLGSSFPSLTGPKHQLTGIPGNPLNLLEIPTGCRFQARCAQVHEQCRTTQTVLRQIEPGRYSNCHLYDGEPIAQQKV; encoded by the coding sequence ATGAGTCGCACCCCACTTATCTCAATCCGTGACCTGTGCGTGGACTACATTACCGATGCCGGTGATGTCCGAGCCTGCGATCACGTCAATTTTGACATTGCGCCCGGTGAAGTATTCGGCCTGGCTGGCGAGTCGGGCTGCGGTAAATCCACCGTTGCCTTTTCGCTGATGCGTCTGCATAAGCCACCTGCATTTATCACCGGCGGCGAAGTGCTATTTAACGGCGAGAATATCCTCAACTATAGCGATGCCCGCATGCGTGATTTTCGTTGGCGAGAAATGTCGATGGTGTTTCAAAGCGCCATGAATGCACTCAACCCAGTGCTGACACTCGAAGAACAGTTTTGCGATGTGCTGATGCGCCACACCAAACTCACCCGCAAACAAGCAGTCAAGCGGGCGCAAGGCTTGCTGGAAATTGTTGATATTCATCCCAGCCGCCTGACTGATTATCCGCACCAGTTTTCGGGCGGGATGCGTCAGCGCTTAGTGATAGCTATTGCACTGGCCTTGAACCCGAAAATGATCATCATGGACGAACCCACCACCGCATTAGACGTGGTGGTACAGCGTGAGATCTTGCAAAAAATCTATGCGTTAAAAGAAGAGTTTGGCTTTTCGATTCTGTTTATCACCCATGATTTATCGCTCATGGTCGAGTTCTCCGACCGGATTGGGATCATGTACTCCGGCGAGCTGATTGAGGTCGCGCCGTCCAAACAAGTACTCACTAATCCCTATCACCCCTACACCGAAGGGCTGGGCAGCTCATTCCCCTCACTCACCGGACCTAAGCACCAGCTCACGGGGATCCCGGGCAACCCGCTCAACTTGCTCGAAATCCCGACCGGCTGCCGCTTTCAAGCACGTTGCGCGCAAGTGCATGAACAGTGTCGAACCACCCAAACCGTGCTACGCCAAATCGAACCGGGCCGGTATTCCAACTGCCATCTATACGACGGCGAGCCGATCGCCCAACAAAAAGTCTAA
- a CDS encoding ABC transporter ATP-binding protein, producing MSTGFGELLVEGKNVVKDFPINSHALKQPMMRAINEVSFKMYKGRGLAVVGESGSGKSTTAKMIAKMYAPTDGCIEYRGRDITTIKKRDELMRYREGLQMVWQDPFGSLNPTHNVFHHIARPLLIHKKVAKRDKAQLKERVFELLEQVGLTPAKETAEKFPHQLSGGQRQRINLARNIAVGAEVVLADEPTSMLDVSIRAGVLNLMEEMKVEKQMSLLYITHDIATARYIAEDLAVMYVGHMVEWGDTEEIIHHPQHPYTQLLVSAVPDPSKSIHEELKGNKGEIPLWTPDSVGCPFSGRCPHATAKCTEQLPGVTKLADNHYVRCYLYEQ from the coding sequence ATGAGTACAGGTTTTGGAGAATTGCTGGTTGAAGGGAAAAACGTGGTGAAAGATTTCCCCATCAACAGCCACGCCCTTAAACAACCCATGATGCGAGCGATCAATGAGGTATCGTTCAAAATGTACAAAGGCCGTGGGCTTGCCGTGGTGGGGGAATCAGGCTCGGGCAAATCAACCACCGCGAAAATGATCGCAAAAATGTACGCCCCGACCGACGGCTGCATTGAATACCGGGGCCGCGATATTACCACCATTAAAAAACGTGATGAGCTAATGCGCTATCGCGAAGGCCTGCAAATGGTCTGGCAAGACCCTTTTGGCTCGCTCAATCCCACGCATAATGTATTTCACCATATTGCGCGCCCGTTATTGATCCACAAAAAAGTCGCCAAGCGCGACAAAGCCCAATTGAAAGAACGGGTATTCGAACTGCTCGAGCAAGTAGGCCTCACTCCGGCCAAAGAAACGGCGGAAAAATTTCCCCATCAGCTGTCGGGCGGTCAACGTCAGAGGATAAACCTGGCGCGTAACATCGCTGTGGGTGCGGAAGTGGTACTCGCCGACGAGCCGACCTCGATGCTGGATGTGTCGATTCGTGCCGGTGTACTTAATCTCATGGAAGAGATGAAAGTGGAGAAGCAAATGTCGCTGCTCTACATCACCCATGACATCGCCACCGCGCGCTACATTGCCGAAGACTTGGCAGTGATGTACGTCGGCCATATGGTTGAATGGGGAGACACCGAAGAGATTATTCACCATCCCCAACACCCTTATACCCAGTTGTTGGTCTCGGCGGTGCCCGACCCGAGCAAATCCATTCATGAAGAATTAAAGGGCAACAAGGGTGAGATCCCCCTATGGACGCCGGATTCGGTCGGCTGCCCTTTTTCCGGCCGTTGCCCACATGCGACGGCCAAATGCACTGAGCAGTTACCCGGCGTGACCAAGCTCGCCGACAACCACTATGTGCGCTGCTATTTGTACGAGCAATAG
- a CDS encoding glycoside hydrolase family 9 protein translates to MQVLTNHIGYSLHGDKYAVIVSDSDRLTGTPVALISLPPLKGTGTFNTADKTASSSGDGDRHFNDAAEDAKKSTGTDTFVRVRGTDTVPLDNVVAQFELHQGTQLSNWQMGTAYTLDFSAFAHRGRYQLVLLTDTPVYSHPFEITDNCLFHTTFSDLLHYFKSQRCSGIYEHADQRAKVFGSDERVDVSGGWYDASGDVSKYLSHLSYANYFNPQQIPLLAWGLADLASQFNSDTLPAFMRTRLADEAKHGADFLLRMQHPSGFFYMTVFDQWSKDPERRTLCAYATQDGVMSEAYQAGFRQGGGMAIAALATASRAPLCAEPDQQARYLDAAIRGYWHLVENNHHYLDDGEPNIIDETCALLAACELHHAIRQSTEEQSTGDSHAYLTGRYLTGQAPLGSGDRHISTNGDCPFLSEARGWMTKLVARQRSDDTCQYYWSANADGGRPFYHAADAGLPGLALVRYLDIETEPHHQAIAQTALERACQFELNLTQTADNPFAYPRQYVKPVDGVKQVRHFIPHHNETGYWWQGENARLGSLATFACHATRHIHDDTLNTALHTFSQRALNWILGLNPFDICMLDGHGHNNPDYLPHLGFFNAKGGICNGITSGMEDETQIAFNPAPYCDDMAQNWRWGEQWLPNASWFMLAISAQTLIGNGHSNKENA, encoded by the coding sequence ATGCAAGTGCTGACCAATCACATTGGCTACTCGTTACACGGTGACAAATACGCGGTGATCGTCAGTGACAGCGACCGCCTCACCGGCACCCCCGTGGCACTGATTTCTCTGCCCCCTCTTAAGGGGACAGGCACATTTAACACTGCCGATAAAACTGCCTCCTCTTCTGGGGATGGGGACAGACACTTTAACGATGCCGCAGAAGATGCAAAAAAAAGTACCGGGACAGACACTTTTGTTCGTGTTCGTGGGACAGACACAGTACCACTCGATAACGTGGTGGCGCAGTTTGAGTTACACCAAGGCACACAGTTAAGCAACTGGCAGATGGGCACGGCTTATACGCTCGATTTTTCTGCCTTTGCACATCGCGGACGCTATCAACTCGTGCTGTTAACAGACACACCGGTATATTCCCATCCGTTTGAGATCACGGATAATTGTCTGTTTCACACCACGTTTTCTGATCTGCTCCATTACTTTAAATCGCAGCGGTGTAGCGGTATCTATGAACACGCGGATCAGCGCGCCAAGGTATTTGGGTCCGATGAACGCGTGGATGTGTCCGGTGGGTGGTACGATGCCTCTGGCGATGTGAGCAAATACCTGAGCCACCTTTCCTATGCCAATTACTTCAATCCGCAACAAATCCCGCTTTTAGCTTGGGGGCTGGCCGATCTTGCCAGCCAATTTAACTCGGACACGCTCCCCGCATTTATGCGCACGCGCTTAGCCGATGAAGCGAAACACGGCGCCGATTTTCTTCTCCGTATGCAACACCCCAGTGGCTTCTTTTACATGACGGTGTTTGATCAATGGTCGAAAGACCCAGAGCGCCGCACCCTTTGCGCTTACGCGACGCAAGATGGAGTAATGAGTGAGGCTTATCAAGCCGGTTTTCGTCAAGGCGGCGGCATGGCGATTGCAGCCCTTGCCACTGCAAGCCGAGCCCCTCTTTGCGCGGAGCCTGACCAACAAGCACGCTATTTAGATGCCGCCATTCGCGGCTACTGGCATTTGGTTGAAAATAACCATCATTACCTTGATGACGGTGAACCCAACATTATTGACGAAACCTGTGCCCTTCTCGCCGCATGTGAGTTGCATCACGCCATTCGGCAGTCTACCGAAGAGCAATCTACCGGGGACAGTCACGCTTATTTGACGGGACGGTATTTAACGGGACAGGCACCTTTAGGTTCTGGGGACAGACACATTAGTACGAACGGTGACTGTCCCTTCTTGAGCGAGGCTCGAGGCTGGATGACAAAGCTGGTCGCACGGCAGCGCAGTGATGATACTTGCCAGTATTATTGGTCAGCAAATGCTGATGGCGGCCGCCCGTTTTACCATGCCGCTGATGCCGGTCTGCCCGGCTTAGCATTAGTTCGCTATCTCGATATAGAGACCGAACCTCACCACCAAGCTATCGCACAAACAGCATTGGAACGCGCCTGCCAGTTTGAGCTCAACCTAACACAAACCGCCGATAACCCATTCGCGTATCCGCGTCAGTACGTCAAACCCGTCGATGGCGTCAAACAGGTACGTCACTTTATTCCTCACCACAATGAAACCGGCTATTGGTGGCAAGGCGAGAATGCACGCTTGGGATCACTGGCGACCTTTGCGTGTCATGCCACGCGCCATATTCATGACGATACGCTGAATACTGCCCTCCACACCTTTAGCCAACGGGCGCTTAATTGGATCCTCGGTTTAAACCCATTTGATATCTGTATGCTCGATGGACATGGCCATAACAACCCAGATTACCTACCGCACTTGGGGTTTTTTAATGCCAAAGGGGGGATCTGCAATGGCATTACCTCAGGAATGGAGGATGAAACACAGATTGCATTCAACCCCGCACCATATTGCGATGATATGGCGCAAAACTGGCGATGGGGCGAGCAGTGGTTGCCAAATGCAAGCTGGTTTATGCTCGCCATCAGTGCGCAAACACTGATTGGCAACGGCCACTCGAATAAGGAGAACGCGTGA
- a CDS encoding beta-N-acetylhexosaminidase, with product MTYRLDLSVINEYPNDTPPRSRMGLTLHNLTDRSLEALSIAVLFDRFINPNTLSQGSIEQIGSYCVITPAHQTLDANQSLYIEFDAHTPPLRFLCAGFKDALLYANGEQYSVMLTPINLAHAHTTRSSIPDVHPAEHAIIPVPKSVRHQPGYFTLSPTTPLIAVDPQALPAAQWLSNEWVRIYPQADIALDPRHQDAVTGDHAIILRPLPDSALRDITHRDEAYQLTVTDQGVVIQACAERGFIHGCASLLQLCQEQDTQLRIPAIKISDAPRFAYRGMMLDCARHFHSVDTVKRLINQLAYFKFNTFHWHLTDDEGWRLEIKALPELTRYGSQRGPNTRLAPQFSHIAERHEGYYRQEDVRDVIKYAAARGITVIPEIDIPGHCRAAIKALPDWLHDADDRSTYRSVQHYTDNVLSPALDGTYRFLDTVLSEVAELFPASWVHIGADEVPDGVWTDSPIYRDRRMNGETTASLQGQILTYAEQKLRALGKRMVGWEEVQHGDKVSKNTVIYSWQSEDAALHCAQHGFDVILTPGQATYLDMVQDYGATEPGLDWAGVTPLEKVYQYEPLASLASDDPAREHMLGVQCALWSELITNQDRLDYMIFPRLTAIAEAAWSHSERRDWLDYLARLKAQLPRLDKLGIQYRSPWASNK from the coding sequence ATGACTTACCGCCTCGATCTTAGTGTGATCAACGAGTATCCCAATGATACCCCGCCACGTAGTCGAATGGGGTTAACCTTACATAATCTCACCGACCGTTCGTTGGAAGCGCTGTCCATTGCGGTATTGTTTGATCGCTTCATCAACCCCAATACCCTGTCACAAGGCAGCATTGAACAAATCGGCAGCTATTGCGTCATTACACCGGCCCATCAAACACTCGATGCCAATCAGAGCTTATACATCGAGTTTGATGCCCACACGCCACCATTACGGTTTCTTTGTGCGGGCTTTAAAGATGCACTGCTCTACGCCAATGGCGAGCAATATTCAGTGATGCTCACTCCCATTAACTTGGCACACGCTCATACCACACGCTCATCGATTCCAGATGTTCACCCCGCCGAGCACGCCATTATTCCGGTGCCCAAATCGGTGCGCCACCAGCCAGGATACTTTACGCTTTCACCCACAACACCGTTAATCGCTGTCGATCCACAGGCCCTTCCCGCCGCGCAGTGGTTAAGTAACGAATGGGTTCGCATATACCCGCAAGCTGATATTGCACTCGACCCACGCCACCAAGATGCGGTCACTGGCGATCATGCCATTATCTTACGGCCTTTACCCGACTCTGCACTTCGAGATATCACACACCGTGATGAGGCCTATCAGCTCACCGTCACCGACCAAGGCGTGGTGATCCAAGCCTGTGCTGAACGCGGGTTTATTCACGGCTGCGCATCGCTATTACAGCTTTGCCAAGAGCAAGACACACAGCTTCGAATACCGGCAATAAAAATCAGCGATGCACCACGCTTTGCTTACCGAGGGATGATGCTCGATTGCGCGCGCCATTTTCATTCGGTGGACACGGTAAAGCGACTGATTAACCAGCTAGCCTATTTTAAGTTCAATACCTTTCACTGGCATTTAACCGACGATGAAGGCTGGCGACTGGAGATTAAAGCCCTGCCTGAATTGACGCGCTATGGGAGTCAACGCGGCCCCAATACCCGCCTTGCCCCGCAGTTCAGTCACATTGCAGAACGTCACGAAGGTTATTATCGCCAAGAAGACGTACGTGACGTGATTAAATACGCCGCAGCCCGCGGTATTACCGTCATTCCAGAAATTGATATTCCCGGTCACTGTCGCGCAGCCATCAAAGCACTGCCTGACTGGCTGCACGATGCCGACGACCGCTCTACTTACCGCAGCGTGCAACACTACACCGATAACGTATTATCGCCAGCCCTTGATGGTACGTATCGATTTTTAGATACGGTATTAAGTGAAGTCGCCGAGCTTTTTCCTGCCTCATGGGTCCATATTGGTGCCGATGAAGTCCCTGACGGGGTATGGACCGATAGCCCAATTTATCGGGACAGACGCATGAACGGAGAAACGACCGCTTCGCTACAGGGACAGATACTGACCTATGCGGAGCAAAAGCTACGCGCCTTGGGCAAACGTATGGTTGGCTGGGAAGAAGTGCAGCACGGCGATAAAGTGAGTAAGAATACCGTGATCTATTCATGGCAAAGCGAAGACGCCGCACTGCATTGTGCGCAGCATGGTTTTGATGTGATTTTAACCCCCGGTCAGGCGACCTATCTCGATATGGTGCAAGATTATGGTGCCACCGAACCCGGCCTCGACTGGGCGGGCGTCACACCATTAGAGAAAGTCTACCAATATGAGCCGCTGGCAAGCCTCGCCAGTGACGACCCCGCCCGTGAGCACATGCTAGGCGTGCAATGTGCACTCTGGAGTGAACTGATCACCAATCAGGACAGGCTCGATTACATGATATTTCCAAGGCTTACCGCCATTGCGGAAGCGGCTTGGAGCCACAGTGAGCGCCGTGACTGGCTCGATTATCTGGCCAGACTCAAAGCGCAATTGCCGCGTTTAGACAAGCTCGGTATTCAATACCGTTCCCCTTGGGCATCGAACAAGTAG
- the miaE gene encoding tRNA isopentenyl-2-thiomethyl-A-37 hydroxylase MiaE, with amino-acid sequence MLRQEINTLLTPIHGFLHCQTPDSWIEAAIQPDNQSILLRDHANCELKASQTAMWLIRKYAVDAASGEQLLAWAKPYEDFVYRGVRDGIFHARKNGLSAPLTPKAGFAHGQALIDKMVRLIKEEFHHFEQVIEIMDARGIPYQPLEAGRYAKGLMRAARTHEPATLVDKLIIGAYIEARSCERFAKVAPHLDDELQKFYISLLRSEARHYQDYLTLAETIAGEDIRDRIQAIGEREAELIQAPDNQFRFHSGVPA; translated from the coding sequence ATGCTACGCCAAGAAATTAATACCCTACTCACCCCTATTCATGGTTTTCTGCACTGTCAAACCCCCGACAGTTGGATTGAAGCGGCCATTCAGCCTGACAATCAATCGATTCTTTTGCGCGATCACGCAAACTGCGAATTAAAAGCCAGCCAAACCGCGATGTGGCTGATCCGTAAATATGCGGTTGACGCGGCGAGTGGCGAGCAACTGCTGGCATGGGCCAAACCCTATGAAGACTTTGTCTATCGCGGCGTTCGCGATGGGATCTTCCACGCGCGCAAAAACGGTCTCAGTGCACCTTTAACCCCTAAAGCGGGTTTTGCCCACGGCCAAGCCTTGATTGATAAAATGGTCCGGTTAATCAAAGAAGAGTTTCATCACTTTGAACAAGTGATTGAAATCATGGACGCACGCGGCATTCCTTATCAACCGTTAGAAGCAGGTCGCTACGCCAAAGGATTAATGCGCGCGGCACGCACTCACGAGCCGGCTACCTTGGTCGATAAACTGATTATTGGCGCCTACATTGAAGCACGCTCCTGCGAGCGCTTTGCCAAAGTCGCCCCGCACCTCGATGATGAACTGCAAAAGTTCTACATCTCGCTACTGCGCTCGGAAGCACGCCATTATCAAGATTACCTCACGCTTGCAGAAACCATCGCCGGCGAGGACATTCGCGACCGCATTCAAGCCATCGGCGAGCGCGAAGCCGAGTTGATCCAAGCGCCCGACAACCAATTCCGCTTTCACAGCGGCGTTCCTGCCTAG